A window of Nitrososphaera sp. genomic DNA:
AGTTTAATTCGTCTACCGCGCCATAGGCGATAATTCGCGGATCTGCCTTGCTGGTCCTCTGTCCTCCGATAAGGCCGGTCTCGCCCTTGTCGCCCGTCTTCGTGTATATCTTCAATAGCCTCAATGACAAGCGATTTGGCTGGTTAATTAAGACTACCAGTGCGGATACCATTGGATTAAAATACAGCCCTTATGGATAGCTGAGAGATGAGCAGGATCGCTGTGGTGGACGACGAGCCTGACATCACCGAGACTCTCAAGCGCGGGCTGCAGAGGAGCGGCTTTTCCGTTGAGACCTTTACTGACCCGGAATCGGCTCTCAAGAATTTCAAGCCGGGCATGTTTGACTTGATGATAATAGACATTAGAATGCCAAAACTAAACGGGTTCGACCTTTACCGCGAACTCCGCAAAAAAGATGGCAACGTCAAGGTGATATTTCTGACAGCGTTTGAAATCTATTATGACGAGTTTCGGAAGCTGTTTCCCACCATTGACGTTCGGTCATTTGTCAAAAAGCCTGTGTCGATTGCCAAGCTGGTAAGCGACGTTAACAGTTCCCTTGCGCAGGGAAGCTGACTGGCAGTCACAGATTGCAGCCGTTTGCACTAGGCCTCGAGTCTGCCCTTTACGAACTCTAGCAGCTCCGCCGCATCTCGAGCCTTCAGGCTGGTTCGGTTGCTCGTGATGTATTTTTCAAAGTCATCGAAGCCGGGAGCGAGGGACGGATGCTGCCTTCTCGCCTCGTCGAGAATATGCGAATAATTTCTATGCGGAAAGTAAATCCGTTTTGCCGTCCGGCCGATTGCGCGCATTGTCTTTTTGTCAATGACGCCCTTTTTCAGCGCCAGGATCAGGTTGTACCGTATGTCGACCATTGCCTCTGACAGCAGCCTGTGGTCGTTCTCGGTAAACGTCACTGCCACCTCGTCGTCGGCGTCCAGTCTCCCCGATTTGAAGAGCCTGAAAATCCGGCCAATCCCAAGCATCCCGAATTTTTCAAGCTCTACCGCGCGCAGAGCTCCAAGGCTGGCGGCACCGGCAAGGACGGTATTTGGCTGGACTGCAAGCTGGTAGACTTCGATTGGAGTCGGAGGGTAATCAAGGAGAAACACTCCGTCTACAAGTCCCACCACCACTTCCTCCTCTCTTGAGGCGCGCCGTGCGGCAGACAACGCAAGAAGGTCGCCCTTCCTTGCTGGCGGCCTGTACTCGGCATCCGGTAGCAACTTGCGCGCCTGTTCGTGGCCCAGGCTGGGCCCGAGGAATATTATCGCCCTGCGTTTTGCCATTTTCTAAAGCACGCCCTTGCGCGATTTCCCATCACAGATTTGGTAATCTTGAAAGTTTCAAGGCCGGGGACCAGCGCTCTTACTACTGGAATGCCGAGCTGCGGGTTTGTGAGATCAACTATGGCGACCTTGCCAAGTCCGGCTGCCTTTAATCGAGTTAGTATTAGCCGAATGTCATCAAGAATGTCTTCATTGAAAAAGCTCGCAACATCTGAAAACTTTTTGACATGAGTGGACTTCATGAACTGCCACGCGCGCCGGTCGTCTGACCTCGAGTCGGCGGAGCCATCTGGCGACTGGTATTTTATCTTCCTGAGGTCGTCCCTTGCCCCCTGAATGTTCGCTGCGCGGGTCTGCGCAACTTCGGTAATTGCCCTGAGAAGCGCGATCCGCGCGTCAGGGTGCGTCCCGTGCCCCTCCGCCAGGTATCCGTAGTCGTGGCTTATCCACTCTACGGACGCCGCATTGAAGGTCGGTATGCCGATGTCAGAGGTAATTTCCTTGATAATCAACGGTATTCCCGCCGCCCTGAATTTTTCCGCAAGCGATACCACCGGCCCAAAGTCTAGATCCGAGATATCTACGTCAGGGAACATCGACGGATCGTCGACGAAAACTTCTGGCCTGATTGCGCGCAATGAGAAGCCGGCAGAACTCAGCGCTCCGGAGACTGACCGAAGGAAGTGGTAGGGTATTGCGCTTGCCCTGAGTTCCGCGAGGCTTATCGCGTCGCGCTCGATAACCTCGCAAAGCGAATGGCAGATAGCTTCTTCGATGACATTTCCCGATGCCAAGCCATTTGTGTGAAAATAGGCGAATGGATTGACGGCTGGCGGGGCTGGAGAATATCGGAAGAGGGCGATTGACGCGGGCACCATTACCGGCCTGTGTGCCTTTCCGTCGACCAGCGCGTTCAAATCGATTGCCTCGATAAAGTCTGTGACCATGTCATCGCGGTACTCAAAACTCATCGGCTCGACAAATTCATCGGGGTGAATTACATCGTGTGTCTTTGACAGCTCTCCGTAGCTTGCTCGTATGAAATTGCGGGGTCCGCCACTTGGGAGCGAGCAGAACCTCTCGATGCTCTCCATGAGCGCGCTTGCCATTGCATGCTCTCGTGTGGGGCCCTTGCCGCTGTACACCCAGATGTAATCCTCAGTGCCTGGAAGAACTGCAGAGTAGTTTGGAATTCCAAGAACGTCCATTCCAGTAATATCTGCAAGCCGGGTGACACCAATCTTTCTGGAAAGCGGAACCACCTTTTCGAGCGTTTCTTTGGCCGGTTTTATCCTCGAAGTGCCGTTGACAGTCCATTTCTTCATGCTCTTGAGGGCAAGTTCCACGGAGTGAACTTGAACTCACGTGTTCATATCAAGCTTTACCCGAGGAGGCGAACGGTCTAGTAGTCACACTGTTATTGGACCGCCGCAGAGCAATATCCGGGCATTGTCAGTTCCAGGTTTGGAGACTGAATGGTATCTGCGCGATTACCTGTTCAGGCAAGGAAAACTAGGCAGGCGGATCTATTCTCCCGAAGACATCGCTTCCGAAATGTCAAGGACATACCTGAGGTACAAGGGCTTCTCGCCAGAGTCACTGTTCGCCCTGCAGCTCCCGGCATTTGACAGTCTGGCCCGGCTGGGCGTGGTCGAAAAGTCAGACCAGAATAGCTACATGCTCGCCTCCGAGCTTGTGCGGCTTCGATGCTCCAAGTGCTTTTACGTTTCATACATTTCGACAGCGGAGCCAAGAAAGTGCCTGCGCTGTGCGCATGCCGAGCTTTACGATTTTCCAAAAATGAAGTAAACTCTATTATAGAGTCGCGCGACAAATGCGTTTAACTTTGCCTCCCGAAGGGCGTACGGCAGATTACGAGCGATTATGCAGAAGCATCTTTGAGATCGATGCCGCCGTCCGGTTTGCCGGAGTCATTGGCAAAATGGGCAAGCTTGAGGCAGGAGGCATGCGCAAAGGCGTAACGGCACTCGAGCAGGACGAGGACGCGCAGCGCGTCTACCTTGACTTTGCATTGCGAAGCGCCATGCGGCACGACTTTGACCCAGTGTTTGGGCGCGTACTGTACGCATTCTCGGAAAGGGAAAAGATCAAGTTTGCCACCTTTCCGATTGCCGAAGAGACAATCCTGCTTGTTTCAATAGAGAGGGCGGCGCCTCACGACACGATTGTCGAAAAGGTACGCACTCTGGTTGGGCAGTTGAAAGGGAAGTAGTCATGTTTGGCAAGGCAAAATGCAAGCTATGCGGTTCCTCCGTTCGCTTTGCCCTCAGGCACCTAAGCGAGAATCACCCCGAGGTTTATGCGAACGCCCGCAAGATGCGCATGCCGGATATCATGGAAAAATATTTTTCCACTGACTAGAATATTCCGATTGATTAATTACACTCGCACTTGAATCCGGCGGCTGAATCCCAGTGGGAAATATGCGTAAAAGGGCGGGAAGTCGCAAAAGTGTGAGGGAATCAAAAAGCGGCCGGTCGCACGGCGCTGACGGTGATGACCTACGCCTTCCAAAGCAGGTTACTGGCAAAGAACTCTCGAGCGTCGAAGAGTTGAGCGCCAGGCTGACAGCACTTGTGGAAATGCTCGATGAAAAAGGCGTCATTAGTGCCCGGGAGTACTCAAGGGTGGCTGCCATGAGGCTGCACGAGATTTCAAAGGCTGCGGCTTTTGAGGAGCTAGAAGACGAGCTTTGAGCCCCTCGCGGCTCCAGCTGGCAATGACCATCGGTCTTGGGGCTCTTGCCGGTCTTATCGCAGGGGCTCTTGTAGCCATAATGAACTCGACGATCCTTGTCCCATACGGCTCGAACCTTGCCGATCAGTGGGCCGGCGACCTTCAGGACCAGGGAGCCTTTGACGAGGATGAGTTCAATGCGCTCCTTGCGTCGATCAAGTTGTTCAACAACACATTGTTTCCAGTAGCCGCGGGTATCGGAATGGGAGCTTTGCTGTCGCTTACCTATCTTTACGTACAACGCATCCGGCCCGCAGAGCAGCTCAAGGTGACTCTCGTATGCGCCGTTGCAATGTGGTTCGTAATCAGCGTGATCCCGTCATTGAAATATCCTCCCGACGCCGAGTCCACATTTGACCCGGACAAATCGCCTACCTACTATGCATTGCTTGCGGCCTATACCTTTGTTTCAGCCGGTGCGGCGGTGTTGTCGGCCAAGTTATTTTCGCGCTCTAATAGGAAGGACAGGTGGCTCGGAGCAGGAGCACTTTATCTTGTAATTGTAGCGGCCGCGTCCTTTGCT
This region includes:
- a CDS encoding response regulator, which gives rise to MSRIAVVDDEPDITETLKRGLQRSGFSVETFTDPESALKNFKPGMFDLMIIDIRMPKLNGFDLYRELRKKDGNVKVIFLTAFEIYYDEFRKLFPTIDVRSFVKKPVSIAKLVSDVNSSLAQGS
- a CDS encoding TfuA-like protein, producing MAKRRAIIFLGPSLGHEQARKLLPDAEYRPPARKGDLLALSAARRASREEEVVVGLVDGVFLLDYPPTPIEVYQLAVQPNTVLAGAASLGALRAVELEKFGMLGIGRIFRLFKSGRLDADDEVAVTFTENDHRLLSEAMVDIRYNLILALKKGVIDKKTMRAIGRTAKRIYFPHRNYSHILDEARRQHPSLAPGFDDFEKYITSNRTSLKARDAAELLEFVKGRLEA
- a CDS encoding YcaO-like family protein, with protein sequence MELALKSMKKWTVNGTSRIKPAKETLEKVVPLSRKIGVTRLADITGMDVLGIPNYSAVLPGTEDYIWVYSGKGPTREHAMASALMESIERFCSLPSGGPRNFIRASYGELSKTHDVIHPDEFVEPMSFEYRDDMVTDFIEAIDLNALVDGKAHRPVMVPASIALFRYSPAPPAVNPFAYFHTNGLASGNVIEEAICHSLCEVIERDAISLAELRASAIPYHFLRSVSGALSSAGFSLRAIRPEVFVDDPSMFPDVDISDLDFGPVVSLAEKFRAAGIPLIIKEITSDIGIPTFNAASVEWISHDYGYLAEGHGTHPDARIALLRAITEVAQTRAANIQGARDDLRKIKYQSPDGSADSRSDDRRAWQFMKSTHVKKFSDVASFFNEDILDDIRLILTRLKAAGLGKVAIVDLTNPQLGIPVVRALVPGLETFKITKSVMGNRARACFRKWQNAGR
- a CDS encoding DUF6659 family protein, translated to MPPEGRTADYERLCRSIFEIDAAVRFAGVIGKMGKLEAGGMRKGVTALEQDEDAQRVYLDFALRSAMRHDFDPVFGRVLYAFSEREKIKFATFPIAEETILLVSIERAAPHDTIVEKVRTLVGQLKGK
- a CDS encoding CbtA family protein — protein: MSPSRLQLAMTIGLGALAGLIAGALVAIMNSTILVPYGSNLADQWAGDLQDQGAFDEDEFNALLASIKLFNNTLFPVAAGIGMGALLSLTYLYVQRIRPAEQLKVTLVCAVAMWFVISVIPSLKYPPDAESTFDPDKSPTYYALLAAYTFVSAGAAVLSAKLFSRSNRKDRWLGAGALYLVIVAAASFAFPEIPHDDTLFPLQMLVPWRSAVAGEAGAFWLVLGIVSGLLFKFGLEQNKPVQVSEK